In Limosilactobacillus sp. WILCCON 0051, a single window of DNA contains:
- a CDS encoding ABC transporter ATP-binding protein, translated as MLKVDNVTKRFGQLTAVEKLSFSVNRGEVLGIVGQNGAGKSTTFKMILNFLVPDQGKITIDNRKLDEKILNKIGFLPEERGLYLNLSIKEQVLYFARLHAYSGRKAERELPFWMNALAVKGNEETLIKDLSKGNQQKVQLIAALIHHPQLVILDEPFSGLDPVNISLLIEIVKKLKQDGTAVIFSSHNMKNVSEVSDKILMLVDGKKRLYGPINEIRATFGRNKAYLEGVFNDIAIEQITGVEKIVDDYPGKIITFDSERHARDVIKLAKQWDSLQGYRLLPPTLDDIFCMITESEVARHG; from the coding sequence TTGTTAAAAGTAGATAACGTAACGAAAAGGTTTGGTCAGCTTACGGCTGTAGAAAAACTTAGCTTTAGTGTTAATCGAGGAGAAGTTTTGGGAATCGTTGGACAGAACGGCGCTGGAAAATCAACGACCTTTAAGATGATTCTGAACTTCTTAGTACCAGATCAAGGAAAGATTACAATCGATAACCGCAAACTTGATGAGAAGATTTTGAATAAGATTGGCTTTTTACCAGAAGAACGCGGACTGTACCTCAATCTAAGCATTAAGGAACAAGTATTATATTTTGCCAGACTGCATGCTTATAGCGGTAGAAAAGCTGAACGGGAATTGCCATTTTGGATGAATGCGTTAGCGGTAAAAGGAAATGAAGAAACTTTAATTAAAGACCTGTCAAAGGGAAACCAGCAAAAGGTTCAATTAATTGCGGCTTTGATTCATCATCCGCAGTTGGTGATTTTAGATGAACCTTTTTCAGGATTAGATCCGGTCAATATCAGTTTATTGATTGAAATAGTAAAAAAACTTAAACAAGACGGCACGGCAGTAATTTTTTCTTCGCATAATATGAAAAATGTCAGTGAGGTTTCAGATAAAATTTTGATGCTGGTAGATGGGAAAAAGCGTCTTTATGGGCCAATCAATGAAATCAGAGCAACGTTTGGCAGAAACAAAGCGTATCTTGAAGGAGTCTTTAATGATATAGCAATTGAGCAGATCACAGGCGTTGAAAAAATAGTTGATGATTATCCTGGTAAGATTATTACATTTGACTCGGAACGGCATGCACGAGATGTGATTAAACTTGCTAAGCAATGGGATTCATTACAAGGATATCGTTTGTTGCCACCAACACTGGATGATATTTTTTGCATGATAACTGAAAGTGAGGTGGCTAGACATGGGTAA
- a CDS encoding ABC transporter permease, translating to MGKILTIAKMVLKKRLLSPAYYWMILTPVTVFLIGIGFVGLMHRQNNNSRPIIAVVANSDIKKAIESEKSDAYQVNRKVDVTDDKRLKSYLTDGVLDGILYVSDDFSKITYRYNADSNKSLPIEALEKNLNGLSSQFVASSYGLNIKQWSEIVKQPTIKQQAINKKEAVKLKNSNAAQNLGEVIVMLAFVLLVSYINITGTELGIEKSNHLIEGILAAVPARKHFAGKMLGIGFLITLQLLIYLVIGGLVCLVAKQTDLMTWFDPVKYFGHVDAEYLVIVVLLTLLSIILYIFLAAIFASFVSKSEDISQAVSIVGTIMMVPYLLSFLAQENPNTGVIRFLSYMPFMSQGIMPVRLARAAVSYQAGWITVLFALSGAIIMYFWAERLYVKNAFSYSSDSPLKTLFNRILKNN from the coding sequence ATGGGTAAGATTTTGACAATTGCCAAAATGGTATTGAAAAAACGCCTATTGTCACCTGCCTATTATTGGATGATTCTTACGCCAGTAACAGTATTCTTGATAGGGATTGGTTTTGTTGGATTAATGCATCGGCAAAATAATAACAGCAGACCGATTATTGCGGTTGTTGCCAATAGCGATATAAAGAAGGCAATTGAATCTGAAAAGTCTGATGCCTATCAAGTCAATAGAAAAGTCGATGTCACAGATGATAAGCGTCTCAAATCTTATCTAACAGATGGTGTTTTAGATGGAATTTTATACGTCAGCGATGATTTCTCAAAAATAACCTATCGCTATAATGCTGATTCAAATAAGTCATTACCGATTGAGGCACTTGAGAAAAATCTTAATGGCTTAAGTTCTCAATTCGTGGCTTCAAGTTATGGACTAAATATTAAGCAGTGGTCGGAAATTGTTAAGCAGCCTACGATTAAACAACAGGCCATTAATAAAAAAGAAGCAGTTAAATTAAAGAATAGTAACGCTGCTCAAAATCTTGGAGAGGTAATTGTGATGCTCGCCTTTGTTTTATTGGTGAGCTATATCAACATTACTGGAACCGAACTCGGAATAGAAAAGAGCAATCACTTAATTGAAGGAATTCTGGCGGCGGTTCCTGCTCGAAAGCATTTTGCCGGTAAGATGCTTGGAATTGGTTTTCTGATTACATTGCAGCTGCTGATCTATTTGGTGATTGGTGGCCTGGTATGTCTAGTTGCTAAACAGACTGATTTGATGACCTGGTTCGATCCGGTTAAATATTTTGGTCATGTTGATGCAGAATATTTAGTAATTGTCGTCCTATTGACGTTGCTATCAATTATACTTTATATATTTTTGGCTGCTATCTTTGCGTCATTTGTATCCAAAAGTGAGGATATCTCACAAGCAGTCTCAATTGTTGGCACTATCATGATGGTACCTTACTTGTTAAGCTTTTTGGCGCAGGAGAATCCTAATACTGGCGTGATCCGGTTTCTATCATACATGCCGTTTATGAGTCAGGGAATTATGCCGGTTAGATTAGCTCGTGCAGCTGTTTCTTATCAAGCGGGATGGATTACAGTTTTATTCGCATTGTCTGGGGCAATTATTATGTATTTTTGGGCAGAGCGTCTCTATGTGAAAAATGCTTTTTCATATAGTTCAGATTCTCCACTAAAAACTCTTTTCAATCGCATCCTAAAAAACAACTAG
- a CDS encoding prolyl-tRNA synthetase associated domain-containing protein: MEENEKKIQNVLAKLDEKQINYEMQRHPAVDRIDQIADLNLIHPETAAKNLFLRDDKHQHYYLVSIMPQKRVDLKAFRKEIGARHLSFASAEDMEKYLALRPGSVTPMGALNDTEHQVQVYLDQDFQGGLIGVHANANTATVWLDADVLSSFLTEYGCRVAYAAI; the protein is encoded by the coding sequence ATGGAAGAAAACGAAAAGAAAATTCAGAACGTGTTAGCCAAGCTGGATGAAAAGCAGATCAACTATGAAATGCAGCGGCATCCGGCAGTTGATCGCATTGACCAGATTGCGGATTTGAATCTGATTCATCCAGAAACGGCGGCCAAAAATCTTTTCCTGCGCGATGATAAGCACCAACACTATTACTTGGTGTCGATCATGCCGCAAAAGCGCGTGGATCTGAAAGCCTTTCGTAAAGAAATCGGAGCGCGGCATCTGAGTTTTGCCTCAGCTGAAGACATGGAGAAATATTTGGCTTTACGTCCAGGATCAGTAACGCCGATGGGAGCGCTGAATGATACTGAGCATCAAGTGCAGGTTTACTTAGACCAAGATTTTCAAGGCGGCTTGATTGGGGTTCATGCCAATGCCAATACGGCGACCGTCTGGCTGGATGCGGACGTCTTGAGCTCATTTTTAACCGAGTATGGCTGTCGGGTCGCTTATGCTGCCATCTAA
- a CDS encoding (S)-acetoin forming diacetyl reductase, protein MAKVALITGAGQGIGKAIAERLAKDGFSVVVVARHMDALQKVVEGIKANGGEAFAVTADVAKRDEVFAAVDQAVEHYGDFNVMVNNAGVAPTTPIDTVTPEDLQNVYSINVGGTIWGVQAAHAAFKKLGHPGKIINATSQAGVVGNPNLTVYSSSKFAIRGITQVTARELAEEGTTVNAYAPGIVKTPMMMDIAHQVGKNAGKSDEWGMQTFAKDIALKRLSEPEDVANAVAFLAGPDSDYITGQTLEVDGGMQFH, encoded by the coding sequence ATGGCAAAAGTTGCATTAATTACCGGTGCAGGTCAAGGAATTGGTAAGGCAATCGCTGAACGTTTGGCTAAAGATGGTTTTTCAGTCGTCGTTGTTGCTCGCCACATGGACGCACTGCAAAAAGTAGTTGAAGGCATCAAGGCAAATGGCGGTGAAGCTTTTGCCGTTACGGCCGATGTTGCCAAGCGCGATGAAGTCTTTGCTGCCGTTGACCAAGCCGTTGAACACTACGGCGACTTCAATGTTATGGTTAACAATGCCGGGGTTGCTCCAACGACGCCAATTGACACCGTAACGCCTGAAGATCTGCAAAATGTTTACAGCATCAACGTTGGTGGTACGATCTGGGGCGTTCAGGCTGCTCATGCCGCATTTAAGAAGCTTGGCCACCCAGGCAAGATCATCAACGCTACTTCCCAAGCCGGGGTCGTTGGTAACCCTAACCTGACCGTATACTCCAGCTCCAAGTTTGCCATTCGTGGGATCACGCAGGTTACGGCTCGTGAACTGGCTGAAGAAGGCACGACGGTTAACGCATACGCACCTGGGATCGTGAAGACGCCAATGATGATGGACATTGCTCACCAAGTCGGCAAGAATGCAGGCAAGAGCGATGAATGGGGCATGCAGACGTTTGCTAAGGACATCGCGCTGAAACGCCTGTCTGAACCTGAAGACGTTGCTAATGCCGTTGCCTTCCTGGCTGGTCCAGATTCTGACTACATTACTGGTCAAACTCTGGAAGTCGATGGCGGGATGCAGTTCCACTAA
- a CDS encoding DUF1797 family protein: MIHSELQRILRRLDAMAEDTHGDLQQRTFSAYGIQVCTVTYRQSTGEFTLEQFQPAAQLTFDSLDLTAIEVYRCLYEFKNSF, from the coding sequence ATGATTCATTCAGAACTGCAGCGGATTTTGCGTCGTTTGGATGCAATGGCAGAAGATACGCATGGGGACCTTCAGCAGCGTACTTTTTCTGCTTATGGCATTCAAGTCTGTACGGTAACGTATCGACAAAGCACCGGTGAGTTTACTTTAGAGCAGTTTCAGCCGGCTGCTCAGCTGACGTTTGACAGCTTGGATCTAACGGCAATCGAAGTCTATCGCTGTCTGTACGAGTTTAAGAATTCTTTTTGA